Proteins from a single region of Coregonus clupeaformis isolate EN_2021a chromosome 35, ASM2061545v1, whole genome shotgun sequence:
- the LOC121551644 gene encoding cytosolic Fe-S cluster assembly factor narfl isoform X1, which translates to MASQFSGVLQLTDLDDFITPSQECVKPVKVEKKQGRSVAKIQIEDDGSYFQVNQDGGKQKLEKAKITLNDCLACSGCITSAESVLITQQSHEEIYRVLRNNKQAGVTEQKVVVVSVSPQSRASLAARYGLSSSEAGRRLTAFFKGLGVHHVFDTSFSRTFSLLESQREFVERFHRKGQDKQALPMLASACPGWICYAEKTHGEFILPYVSTTRSPQQMMGSLVKGFFAGQQGLSPQQIYHVTVMPCYDKKLEASRPDFYLEEAETREVDCVITSGEVLKMLEEEKVLLSDVEPAPFDTMFSSVCGDELLGHAGSGSGGYLHHVFTHAARQLFGEEVKELTYKTLKNKDFQEVTLERDGVVVLRFAATYGFRNIQNLVQKLKRGKSPYHFVEVMACPSGCLNGGGQVKPLPEQNNKELLQQVEDLYREERPLVPEEDQRVAELYQSWLQSVGEERARELLHTQYHAVEKATNGLLVKW; encoded by the exons ATGGCGTCCCAATTTAGCGGTGTTTTGCAGTTGACAGATCTAGATGATTTTATCACTCCTTCCCAG GAATGTGTGAAACCAGTCAAGGTGGAGAAGAAGCAAGGCAGATCTGTGGCTAAAATTCAAATAGAAGATGATGGGAGCTATTTCCAGGTTAACCAG GATGGTGGAAAGCAGAAGCTGGAGAAAGCTAAGATCACTCTGAATGACTGCCTGGCCTGCAGTGGCTGCATCACCTCAGCTGAGAGTGTCCTTATCACACAGCAGAGTCATGAAGAGATCTATAGGGTGCTACGCAACAACAAG CAGGCGGGTGTAACAGAGCAGAAGGTGGTGGTGGTGTCTGTGTCCCCACAGTCCAGAGCCTCCCTGGCAGCACGCTATGGCCTGAGCAGCAGTGAGGCGGGCAGGAGGCTCACCGCCTTCTTCAAGGGTCTGG GGGTTCACCACGTGTTTGACACCAGCTTCAGCCGGACCTTCAGCCTGTTGGAGAGTCAGAGGGAGTTTGTGGAGCGGTTCCATCGGAAGGGACAGGACAAGCAGGCCCTGCCCATGCTGGCCTCTGCCTGCCCAG GTTGGATCTGCTATGCAGAGAAAACCCATGGAGAGTTCATCCTGCCCTACGTCAGCACCACCCGCTCCCCACAGCAGATGATGGGCTCTCTGGTGAAGGGCTTCTTCGCTGGCCAGCAG GGCCTGAGCCCTCAGCAGATCTACCATGTGACTGTGATGCCCTGCTATGATAAGAAACTGGAGGCCTCCAGGCCTGACTTCTACCTGGAGGAGGCTGAGACCAGAGAGGTGGACTGTGTCATCACTTCAG GAGAAGTTCTGAAGATGCTAGAGGAAGAGAAAGTGTTGCTCAGCGACGTGGAGCCAGCCCCATTCGATACAAT GTTCAGCAGTGTGTGTGGTGATGAGTTGCTGGGTCATGCAGGGAGTGGTTCAGGAGGATACCTCCATCACGTGTTCACACACGCTGCCAGACAGCTGTTTGGAGAGGAGGTGAAGGAGCTCACTTACAAAACACTCAA GAACAAGGACTTCCAGGAGGTGACCCTGGAGAGGGACGGTGTGGTCGTGCTGCGTTTCGCCGCAACCTACGGTTTCCGCAACATCCAGAACCTGGTGCAGAAACTCAAGAGGGGCAAGTCACCCTACCACTTTGTAGAGGTCATGGCCTGTCCGTCAG gTTGTCTGAATGGGGGAGGCCAGGTGAAGCCCTTACCAGAGCAGAACAACAAGGAGTTACTACAGCAGGTGGAGGATCTGTACAGGGAGGAGCGTCCTCTAGTGCCCGAGGAGGACCAGCGCGTGGCAGAGCTGTACCAGTCCTGGCTACAGAgtgtaggagaggagagagccaggGAGCTGCTGCACACACAGTACCATGCAGTGGAGAAGGCCACCAACGGACTCCTTGTCAAATGGTGA
- the LOC121551644 gene encoding cytosolic Fe-S cluster assembly factor narfl isoform X2, which produces MASQFSGVLQLTDLDDFITPSQECVKPVKVEKKQGRSVAKIQIEDDGSYFQVNQDGGKQKLEKAKITLNDCLACSGCITSAESVLITQQSHEEIYRVLRNNKAGVTEQKVVVVSVSPQSRASLAARYGLSSSEAGRRLTAFFKGLGVHHVFDTSFSRTFSLLESQREFVERFHRKGQDKQALPMLASACPGWICYAEKTHGEFILPYVSTTRSPQQMMGSLVKGFFAGQQGLSPQQIYHVTVMPCYDKKLEASRPDFYLEEAETREVDCVITSGEVLKMLEEEKVLLSDVEPAPFDTMFSSVCGDELLGHAGSGSGGYLHHVFTHAARQLFGEEVKELTYKTLKNKDFQEVTLERDGVVVLRFAATYGFRNIQNLVQKLKRGKSPYHFVEVMACPSGCLNGGGQVKPLPEQNNKELLQQVEDLYREERPLVPEEDQRVAELYQSWLQSVGEERARELLHTQYHAVEKATNGLLVKW; this is translated from the exons ATGGCGTCCCAATTTAGCGGTGTTTTGCAGTTGACAGATCTAGATGATTTTATCACTCCTTCCCAG GAATGTGTGAAACCAGTCAAGGTGGAGAAGAAGCAAGGCAGATCTGTGGCTAAAATTCAAATAGAAGATGATGGGAGCTATTTCCAGGTTAACCAG GATGGTGGAAAGCAGAAGCTGGAGAAAGCTAAGATCACTCTGAATGACTGCCTGGCCTGCAGTGGCTGCATCACCTCAGCTGAGAGTGTCCTTATCACACAGCAGAGTCATGAAGAGATCTATAGGGTGCTACGCAACAACAAG GCGGGTGTAACAGAGCAGAAGGTGGTGGTGGTGTCTGTGTCCCCACAGTCCAGAGCCTCCCTGGCAGCACGCTATGGCCTGAGCAGCAGTGAGGCGGGCAGGAGGCTCACCGCCTTCTTCAAGGGTCTGG GGGTTCACCACGTGTTTGACACCAGCTTCAGCCGGACCTTCAGCCTGTTGGAGAGTCAGAGGGAGTTTGTGGAGCGGTTCCATCGGAAGGGACAGGACAAGCAGGCCCTGCCCATGCTGGCCTCTGCCTGCCCAG GTTGGATCTGCTATGCAGAGAAAACCCATGGAGAGTTCATCCTGCCCTACGTCAGCACCACCCGCTCCCCACAGCAGATGATGGGCTCTCTGGTGAAGGGCTTCTTCGCTGGCCAGCAG GGCCTGAGCCCTCAGCAGATCTACCATGTGACTGTGATGCCCTGCTATGATAAGAAACTGGAGGCCTCCAGGCCTGACTTCTACCTGGAGGAGGCTGAGACCAGAGAGGTGGACTGTGTCATCACTTCAG GAGAAGTTCTGAAGATGCTAGAGGAAGAGAAAGTGTTGCTCAGCGACGTGGAGCCAGCCCCATTCGATACAAT GTTCAGCAGTGTGTGTGGTGATGAGTTGCTGGGTCATGCAGGGAGTGGTTCAGGAGGATACCTCCATCACGTGTTCACACACGCTGCCAGACAGCTGTTTGGAGAGGAGGTGAAGGAGCTCACTTACAAAACACTCAA GAACAAGGACTTCCAGGAGGTGACCCTGGAGAGGGACGGTGTGGTCGTGCTGCGTTTCGCCGCAACCTACGGTTTCCGCAACATCCAGAACCTGGTGCAGAAACTCAAGAGGGGCAAGTCACCCTACCACTTTGTAGAGGTCATGGCCTGTCCGTCAG gTTGTCTGAATGGGGGAGGCCAGGTGAAGCCCTTACCAGAGCAGAACAACAAGGAGTTACTACAGCAGGTGGAGGATCTGTACAGGGAGGAGCGTCCTCTAGTGCCCGAGGAGGACCAGCGCGTGGCAGAGCTGTACCAGTCCTGGCTACAGAgtgtaggagaggagagagccaggGAGCTGCTGCACACACAGTACCATGCAGTGGAGAAGGCCACCAACGGACTCCTTGTCAAATGGTGA